In Candidatus Babeliales bacterium, the following proteins share a genomic window:
- a CDS encoding AAA domain-containing protein produces MNNGLNTLLEYSLKAVDLSRRNRLLKTPTSAKLLSFKNDLPSFLNKFGALDNLSIEFSHQELLHEEKRETEGSLTNIQGEKLIEFLNMMRLAAKRDFEEHGLHTLFLTFGRVKWSNASFVKSNGEHEYNAPLLLLPIFIKEKKSPKKTVITHNAEFGDVQLNKAVSLLLETTYNASPLTFDNEEGMRNLNAAYQKLLVQARKVFLELHVDFELIDQIQIGHYFFSGQQIYQDLNDHKKKIIQHDVINALCSHDPLMQKTLNIHNQNYDDHLREATDFSIMDADKSQLSVIQNVMNKNHLTIQGPPGTGKSQTIVNTIAHLLAQGKRVLVVCEKQVALQVVFDRLKQRGLHKLCLSLFDYGTDKKTFARSIIEDREALLKSVAEFPVQNHASSVFSQRAKKIKRLQEYAETLGTIVEPLGQSVQWVHGQLARYQNENKYARFKWNGNDPLKIDRATYQQAMVLLNAVTPIFPLRMREQFYYWNLCTKKYFSPHFADDYFHALNELKSCVIAGKLLVEDDKSITTLHALTQLCGTLKELNVLKKTFEQKGIDFEKIDPKRISQLARRFSSNYASVFRFVSSAYYSDCKKIRDWCATQTLKRHQEYVELLRQLERYTYLTKKIEMLRGPKIKSLENWFTHYEKTSSDLEKVVGTNRLADQLAPLSFAECIQIIEKLIEDKRGLEQWISYQNYARQLQQLGQGWFLDATKDIEIKNPAAAFAHSLWSAWIDAYYARTPELQKFTQQEHQQTVVDFKTLEHATFEKNAARILAAHAAALEKLKKKSGMIEKQLVHQSQLKIRHKPIRKLVQEIGPELLNYKPCWMMSPLTVSSYIPFGLLEFDVVIFDEASQMRVEHALGAIARAKQVVIFGDENQLPPTDFFQAPHSIEESDEEFNNDYESILQAAQEVLPGAHSLLSYHYRSKYEDLISFSNHHFYDDELITFPNPHKAYNAVKFEYVQDGTFDGGKDGGRINRREAVRVAQICIDKMKNEPAKTLGVISFSKTQENAIRDALQQLLKEHPECKSLLDESSEKLSPFFIKNLESVQGDERDCIILSVGYGRDKSTGQVYNRFGPLNGVHGYRRLNVAATRAKEELICVSSITSADIRLYDDSRGAQLLKNYLEYAQTSARSFDLRGAKKDQVSIFETPFEDEVAKTLEERGYVVYRAIGASGFKIDLAIVDPKNSEKYVLAIECDGPSYHSSYNARMNDRMRQEILKKLGWNVYRIWSQHWLSHKEEIMDQIATIIAQSASSNAGVERTQ; encoded by the coding sequence ATGAACAACGGTCTCAATACATTGCTTGAATATTCGCTTAAAGCGGTCGATCTTTCGCGCCGTAATCGATTACTTAAAACACCCACAAGTGCAAAGCTTCTTTCGTTCAAGAATGATCTGCCCTCGTTTCTCAATAAATTTGGTGCGCTCGATAATTTATCGATCGAATTTTCGCATCAAGAGCTTTTGCACGAAGAAAAAAGAGAAACAGAAGGTTCTTTAACCAACATTCAGGGTGAAAAACTGATAGAGTTTCTTAATATGATGCGTTTGGCTGCAAAACGTGATTTTGAAGAACACGGTTTGCATACCCTATTTTTGACTTTTGGCAGAGTTAAATGGAGTAACGCTTCATTTGTAAAATCGAATGGCGAACATGAATATAATGCCCCACTGCTTTTGCTGCCGATCTTCATAAAAGAAAAGAAAAGTCCGAAAAAAACAGTTATTACGCATAATGCTGAGTTTGGCGATGTCCAACTCAATAAAGCAGTAAGCCTTTTGCTGGAGACTACCTATAATGCGAGTCCGCTTACTTTTGATAATGAAGAAGGAATGCGCAATCTAAATGCTGCATACCAAAAACTCCTTGTACAAGCTCGAAAAGTTTTTTTAGAATTACATGTCGATTTTGAACTCATCGATCAGATTCAAATTGGCCATTACTTTTTTTCTGGTCAGCAAATCTACCAAGATCTGAACGATCATAAAAAAAAGATTATACAGCATGATGTTATTAATGCCCTGTGCTCGCACGATCCATTAATGCAGAAAACTCTCAATATTCATAATCAAAATTATGATGATCATTTGCGAGAAGCGACAGATTTTAGCATCATGGATGCGGATAAAAGTCAGCTTTCAGTTATTCAAAATGTGATGAATAAAAATCATCTCACGATTCAAGGGCCGCCCGGTACTGGCAAAAGTCAAACTATCGTAAATACTATCGCTCATCTTTTAGCACAGGGCAAAAGAGTTTTAGTTGTTTGTGAAAAGCAGGTTGCACTGCAGGTTGTTTTCGATCGCCTTAAGCAGCGAGGATTGCATAAATTATGTTTATCATTATTTGATTATGGTACCGACAAAAAAACATTTGCAAGATCGATAATTGAGGATCGAGAAGCACTATTAAAAAGTGTTGCAGAATTTCCAGTACAAAATCATGCATCAAGTGTATTTTCGCAACGAGCAAAAAAAATTAAACGATTACAAGAATATGCTGAAACGCTAGGTACGATAGTTGAACCACTTGGTCAATCGGTTCAATGGGTGCACGGGCAATTAGCTCGTTACCAAAATGAAAATAAATATGCGCGATTTAAATGGAACGGCAACGATCCTCTTAAAATTGACCGTGCGACCTATCAACAAGCGATGGTTCTTTTAAATGCAGTGACTCCAATTTTTCCTTTGCGCATGCGCGAGCAATTTTATTATTGGAACTTGTGCACAAAAAAATATTTTTCTCCTCATTTTGCTGACGATTATTTTCATGCGTTAAACGAGCTTAAATCGTGCGTGATCGCTGGAAAGCTTTTGGTAGAGGATGATAAATCGATTACAACTTTGCATGCGCTCACACAATTGTGCGGTACGCTCAAAGAATTAAACGTACTCAAAAAAACGTTTGAGCAAAAAGGGATTGATTTTGAAAAAATAGATCCAAAGCGAATTTCCCAACTCGCGCGCAGATTTAGTAGTAATTATGCAAGCGTTTTTCGTTTTGTATCTTCAGCGTATTATAGTGATTGCAAAAAAATAAGAGATTGGTGCGCAACTCAAACATTAAAGAGGCATCAAGAATATGTCGAATTGCTGAGGCAATTAGAGCGTTATACTTATCTGACCAAAAAAATAGAAATGCTGCGTGGGCCAAAAATTAAATCACTAGAAAATTGGTTTACGCATTACGAAAAAACTTCTAGCGATCTCGAAAAAGTAGTGGGCACCAATCGATTGGCGGACCAACTAGCGCCGCTTTCTTTTGCAGAATGCATTCAGATAATTGAAAAATTAATCGAAGATAAGCGTGGGCTCGAGCAATGGATCTCTTATCAAAACTATGCGCGCCAATTGCAGCAACTTGGGCAAGGATGGTTTCTTGATGCAACTAAAGATATTGAGATTAAAAATCCGGCTGCCGCATTTGCCCACTCTCTGTGGAGCGCATGGATTGATGCCTATTATGCACGCACTCCTGAATTACAAAAATTCACGCAGCAAGAACATCAACAAACGGTAGTCGATTTTAAAACATTAGAGCATGCAACGTTTGAAAAAAACGCAGCACGAATTTTAGCAGCTCACGCAGCTGCATTAGAAAAATTAAAGAAAAAAAGTGGAATGATTGAAAAACAACTTGTTCATCAGAGCCAACTTAAAATTAGGCACAAGCCGATTCGCAAATTGGTGCAAGAGATTGGCCCAGAGCTCCTAAACTATAAACCATGCTGGATGATGAGTCCACTTACGGTCAGTTCCTATATTCCTTTTGGACTATTAGAATTTGATGTCGTTATTTTTGATGAAGCTTCGCAGATGCGCGTGGAGCATGCACTTGGAGCGATTGCGCGCGCCAAGCAGGTGGTAATTTTTGGTGATGAAAATCAGTTGCCGCCGACCGATTTCTTTCAAGCACCGCATAGCATTGAAGAAAGCGATGAAGAGTTTAACAATGATTATGAAAGTATTTTGCAGGCGGCGCAAGAAGTATTGCCAGGAGCACATTCGTTGCTTTCGTATCATTATCGCAGTAAGTATGAAGATTTAATTTCGTTTTCGAATCACCATTTTTATGACGACGAGCTCATAACGTTTCCAAATCCACATAAAGCGTATAATGCGGTGAAATTTGAATACGTGCAGGATGGAACGTTTGATGGCGGAAAAGATGGTGGCAGAATAAATAGAAGAGAAGCGGTGCGGGTGGCTCAAATCTGCATTGATAAAATGAAGAATGAACCTGCTAAAACGCTAGGCGTTATTAGTTTTAGTAAAACGCAGGAAAACGCAATTCGTGATGCATTACAGCAATTGTTGAAAGAACATCCTGAATGCAAATCGCTACTCGATGAATCAAGCGAAAAGCTATCGCCGTTTTTTATTAAAAATTTAGAATCGGTGCAAGGAGATGAGCGCGATTGCATTATACTTTCTGTTGGTTACGGGCGCGATAAATCGACGGGGCAGGTATATAATAGATTTGGTCCGCTCAATGGTGTTCACGGCTATCGAAGATTGAACGTTGCAGCAACTCGCGCAAAAGAAGAGCTTATTTGCGTCTCATCAATCACCAGTGCAGATATTCGCTTGTATGATGATTCGCGCGGTGCTCAATTGCTTAAAAATTACTTAGAATATGCGCAAACTTCCGCCAGATCATTTGATTTGCGTGGTGCAAAAAAAGATCAGGTAAGTATTTTTGAAACGCCATTTGAAGATGAAGTAGCAAAAACTCTTGAAGAAAGAGGGTATGTTGTTTATAGAGCAATTGGCGCTTCAGGATTTAAAATCGATCTTGCAATTGTAGATCCGAAAAATTCTGAAAAATACGTATTGGCTATTGAATGCGATGGCCCATCGTATCATTCATCGTATAATGCTCGCATGAACGATCGCATGCGGCAAGAAATATTAAAAAAACTTGGATGGAACGTATACAGAATATGGTCTCAGCATTGGTTATCGCATAAAGAAGAAATTATGGATCAGATTGCCACCATTATCGCGCAAAGCGCATCATCAAATGCTGGCGTTGAACGTACGCAATAG